The proteins below come from a single Dermatophilaceae bacterium Soc4.6 genomic window:
- a CDS encoding allantoate amidohydrolase, whose amino-acid sequence MSPTPTPTPVAGPSVRAAFDRMWADLTPLGLDARTGGYRRYAWSREDATLREWFAGECVARGLEVVPDRAGNLWAWWGDPDAVRADGRRGGVAIGSHLDSVPDGGAYDGPLGVVSALAAVDALRAAGLTPAVPLGIACFGDEEGARFGIACAGSRILTGVLTTDRAMGLRDAGGTTMADALQSSGQAPLGPDPDALQRISTFVELHVEQGRALADTDLHDQGTSAVAVGSDIWPHGRWRLDVPGRADHAGTTRLADRDDAMVTYAGLVLAARRLAESRGCVATTGKVLVAPNGINAIPSSVTGWLDARGTDEDAVRALVADLTAEADAVRTTVTQESWTATTRFDTSLVTRLAAVVGPGTPVLGTGAGHDAGVLAQHGIPAAMLFVRNPTGISHSPREHADPHDCHAGVAALARVVADLTDASTTPPLTIGAPA is encoded by the coding sequence GTGAGCCCCACCCCGACCCCCACACCCGTGGCCGGGCCGAGCGTCCGTGCGGCGTTCGACCGCATGTGGGCCGACCTGACCCCACTCGGCCTCGACGCCCGCACGGGGGGCTACCGCCGCTATGCCTGGAGTCGTGAGGACGCGACCCTGCGCGAGTGGTTCGCCGGCGAGTGCGTAGCCCGTGGCCTCGAGGTCGTCCCAGACCGGGCGGGCAACCTCTGGGCCTGGTGGGGCGACCCCGATGCCGTGCGGGCCGACGGGCGCCGCGGTGGCGTGGCCATCGGCTCGCACCTCGACTCGGTGCCGGACGGCGGGGCCTACGACGGGCCCCTCGGCGTCGTGTCGGCCCTCGCCGCGGTCGACGCCCTGCGGGCCGCTGGCCTCACCCCCGCCGTGCCGCTGGGGATCGCGTGCTTCGGCGACGAGGAGGGCGCGCGCTTCGGCATCGCCTGCGCCGGGTCGCGCATCCTCACCGGCGTCCTCACGACCGACCGGGCGATGGGCCTGCGCGACGCTGGTGGCACGACGATGGCCGACGCCCTCCAGTCGTCCGGGCAGGCCCCACTCGGCCCCGATCCCGATGCGCTGCAACGCATCTCGACCTTCGTCGAGCTGCACGTCGAGCAGGGCCGCGCCCTGGCCGATACCGATCTCCACGACCAGGGCACCAGCGCCGTCGCCGTGGGCTCCGACATCTGGCCGCACGGCCGGTGGCGCCTCGACGTGCCCGGTCGCGCCGACCACGCCGGCACCACCCGGCTCGCCGACCGCGACGACGCCATGGTGACGTATGCCGGTCTCGTCCTCGCCGCCCGTCGCCTCGCCGAGTCGCGTGGCTGCGTCGCGACAACGGGCAAGGTGCTCGTCGCACCGAACGGCATCAACGCGATTCCCTCGTCGGTGACGGGCTGGCTCGACGCCCGCGGCACCGACGAGGACGCCGTTCGTGCTCTGGTCGCCGACCTCACGGCCGAGGCTGACGCCGTGCGCACCACCGTCACGCAGGAGTCGTGGACCGCCACGACCCGCTTCGACACGAGCCTGGTCACGCGTCTGGCCGCCGTGGTCGGGCCCGGCACCCCGGTGCTCGGCACCGGAGCAGGGCACGACGCGGGCGTCCTTGCACAGCACGGCATACCGGCGGCGATGCTCTTCGTGCGCAACCCCACAGGCATCTCCCACTCGCCCCGTGAGCACGCTGACCCCCACGACTGCCACGCTGGTGTCGCGGCCCTCGCCCGGGTCGTCGCCGACCTCACCGACGCGAGCACCACGCCACCACTCACCATCGGAGCCCCGGCATGA
- a CDS encoding formimidoylglutamate deiminase translates to MTTYYAAHALLPTGAATDVRLTVEGEHITAVEAHAHLRHDDVVLPGVVLPGLANTHSHAFHRALRGRVQAGRTHEGHGNFWTWRQQMYAVATRLTPDSYLALARATYAEMVLSGTTAVGEFHYLHHTPVGRPYADPNAMGEALAQAAADAGLRLTLLDTLYLTGGLTGEGHVPLDDAQRRFSDGSVDAWAERSAARRQGLGARPGVTLGSAVHSVRAVPRDALAAAARAVDAVDPGQPLHVHLSEQPAENVAAAVHYGRTPTQLLSETGILRPSLTAVHATHLTDDDITLLADAEAMASFCPTTERDLADGIGPARALADAGVHLTLGSDQHGVIDPFEEMRGLEMHERLLTGERCRFTPEELLEAASADGYRSLGVPDGGALAAGRLADFVVVRDDTVRTVGARPSQIPYAATAADVATVVVGGHVVVERGEHVRLGPIAPLFRDAFDLLREAG, encoded by the coding sequence ATGACGACGTACTACGCCGCCCACGCCCTGCTCCCCACCGGCGCTGCTACCGACGTCCGGCTCACGGTCGAGGGCGAGCACATCACCGCGGTCGAGGCCCACGCCCACCTGCGCCACGACGACGTCGTGCTGCCCGGCGTGGTGCTGCCCGGGCTGGCCAACACCCACAGCCACGCCTTCCACCGCGCCCTGCGCGGGCGGGTGCAGGCCGGGCGCACCCACGAGGGTCACGGCAACTTCTGGACCTGGCGCCAGCAGATGTATGCCGTCGCGACCCGACTGACCCCCGACTCCTACCTCGCGCTCGCCCGCGCCACCTACGCCGAGATGGTGCTCTCGGGGACCACGGCGGTCGGTGAGTTCCACTACCTGCACCACACCCCCGTCGGGCGGCCCTACGCCGACCCGAATGCCATGGGTGAGGCCCTCGCGCAGGCCGCCGCCGACGCGGGCCTGCGGCTGACGCTGCTCGACACGCTCTACCTGACCGGCGGGCTCACCGGCGAGGGGCACGTGCCGCTCGACGACGCGCAGCGACGCTTCTCCGACGGCTCGGTCGACGCCTGGGCCGAGCGGTCGGCGGCCCGCCGTCAGGGGCTCGGCGCCCGGCCCGGAGTGACCCTCGGGTCGGCCGTCCACTCGGTGCGCGCCGTCCCGCGCGACGCCCTCGCCGCGGCGGCGCGCGCGGTCGACGCCGTCGACCCCGGCCAGCCCCTGCACGTGCACCTGTCGGAGCAGCCGGCGGAGAACGTCGCGGCCGCGGTGCACTACGGCCGCACCCCCACGCAGCTGCTCTCCGAGACCGGCATCCTGCGCCCCAGCCTCACCGCCGTGCACGCGACCCACCTCACCGACGACGACATCACCCTGCTGGCCGACGCCGAGGCGATGGCGTCGTTCTGCCCCACTACCGAGCGCGACCTCGCCGACGGCATCGGGCCGGCCCGGGCCCTCGCTGACGCCGGCGTCCACCTGACCCTCGGCTCCGACCAGCACGGCGTCATCGACCCCTTCGAGGAGATGCGCGGGCTCGAGATGCACGAGCGCCTCCTCACCGGCGAGCGCTGCCGCTTCACCCCGGAAGAGCTGCTGGAGGCCGCCTCCGCCGACGGCTACCGCAGCCTCGGCGTGCCCGACGGTGGCGCCCTCGCGGCCGGCCGACTGGCCGACTTCGTCGTCGTGCGTGACGACACCGTGCGCACCGTCGGGGCGCGCCCCTCCCAGATCCCGTATGCCGCGACCGCCGCCGACGTCGCCACCGTCGTCGTCGGCGGGCACGTGGTCGTCGAGCGAGGCGAGCACGTGCGGCTCGGGCCCATCGCACCGCTCTTCCGCGATGCCTTCGACCTCCTGCGGGAGGCCGGGTGA
- the hutI gene encoding imidazolonepropionase, with amino-acid sequence MDHGDGLGQLHGGAVVLDDEGRVEWVGLSSAAPQADRQIDVGGRAVVPAFVDTHTHLVFAGERSGEFAARMTGTAYDGGGIATTVAATAAATDDELRALLAARVTEMRAQGTGTIEVKSGYGLDVAAETRLLRLAAEVTPEVTFLGAHVVPPAYRSHRADYVAVVTGAMLAAAAPYARWVDVFCEPGSSHAFDGDEARVVLEAGRAAGLGLRVHGNQLGPGPGVRLAVELGAASVDHCTHLEQADVDALVGASATTVATLLPGVEFSTRSPYPDGRGLLDAGVSVAIATDCNPGTCYSSSMPFAIALAVREMHLTPAEALRAATAGAARALRRSDVGRIRVGSRPGLTVIDAPSHTHLAYRPGVPLARLIDASLPAAASVRDLA; translated from the coding sequence ATCGACCACGGCGACGGGCTCGGCCAGCTGCACGGTGGCGCCGTGGTGCTCGACGACGAGGGCCGTGTGGAGTGGGTCGGTCTCAGCAGTGCTGCCCCGCAAGCAGATCGGCAGATCGACGTCGGTGGCCGGGCGGTGGTCCCCGCCTTCGTCGACACCCACACGCACCTGGTCTTCGCGGGCGAGCGCAGCGGTGAGTTCGCCGCACGGATGACGGGCACGGCATACGACGGGGGTGGGATCGCGACGACGGTGGCCGCGACCGCGGCCGCGACCGACGACGAGCTGCGTGCGCTGCTCGCGGCGCGGGTCACCGAGATGCGCGCGCAGGGCACCGGGACGATCGAGGTCAAGTCCGGCTACGGGCTCGACGTCGCGGCCGAGACCCGGCTGCTGCGGCTGGCCGCCGAAGTCACCCCCGAGGTCACCTTCCTCGGGGCGCACGTGGTGCCCCCGGCCTACCGCAGCCACCGGGCCGACTACGTGGCCGTGGTGACCGGAGCGATGCTGGCGGCCGCGGCGCCCTACGCCCGGTGGGTCGACGTCTTCTGCGAGCCCGGCAGCTCGCACGCCTTCGACGGGGACGAGGCCCGCGTGGTGCTGGAGGCGGGCCGGGCCGCGGGCCTCGGCCTGCGCGTGCACGGCAACCAGCTGGGGCCGGGGCCCGGCGTGCGGCTGGCGGTCGAGCTGGGGGCGGCGAGCGTCGACCACTGCACCCACCTCGAGCAGGCCGACGTCGACGCACTCGTGGGCGCGTCCGCGACCACCGTCGCGACGCTCCTGCCGGGGGTGGAGTTCTCGACGCGCTCGCCCTACCCCGACGGTCGCGGCCTGCTCGATGCGGGCGTGTCCGTGGCGATCGCCACCGACTGCAACCCCGGCACCTGCTACTCGTCGTCGATGCCCTTCGCCATCGCCCTCGCCGTGCGCGAGATGCACCTCACCCCCGCTGAGGCGCTGCGGGCGGCCACCGCCGGCGCCGCCAGGGCGCTGCGTCGTAGTGACGTGGGTCGGATCCGCGTGGGCAGCCGGCCGGGCCTGACGGTCATCGACGCCCCGTCGCACACCCACCTGGCATATCGTCCTGGGGTGCCCCTCGCCCGACTGATCGACGCCAGCCTGCCCGCCGCCGCATCCGTGCGAGACCTCGCGTGA
- a CDS encoding HutD family protein: MNGEPTDRLGLVRFSDRPAVPWRNGRGSTRELAKRLLGVVGPDFVWRISVAEVTEDAEFSTFPGVERTIVPIWGQGVGVDVDGAHSQVGLFETFAFSGEAQTCAQPLGGPSRVLNVMTKRSRMVANVKVVDLGAGSVSIAGATSLVQLTGWATVTESRGESATLDPLDALVPRQRVRVVHGTGLAAVVAMTNYRAFHDAG; encoded by the coding sequence GTGAACGGCGAGCCCACCGACCGCCTCGGACTGGTCCGCTTCTCCGACCGCCCGGCGGTGCCCTGGCGCAACGGTCGCGGCTCGACCCGCGAGCTGGCCAAGCGCCTGCTCGGGGTGGTGGGACCTGACTTCGTCTGGCGGATCAGCGTGGCCGAGGTGACCGAGGACGCAGAGTTCTCGACCTTCCCCGGGGTCGAGCGCACGATCGTGCCGATCTGGGGCCAGGGTGTCGGTGTCGACGTCGACGGAGCCCACAGCCAGGTCGGCCTCTTCGAGACGTTCGCGTTCTCGGGGGAGGCGCAGACGTGCGCGCAGCCGCTCGGTGGACCGTCACGGGTCCTCAACGTCATGACCAAGAGGAGCCGGATGGTGGCGAACGTCAAGGTCGTCGACCTCGGCGCCGGCTCGGTGAGCATCGCCGGGGCCACCAGCCTGGTTCAGCTGACGGGGTGGGCCACTGTCACCGAGTCCCGCGGCGAGAGCGCCACGCTCGACCCGCTCGACGCCCTCGTGCCCCGTCAGCGGGTGCGGGTCGTGCACGGCACCGGCCTCGCCGCCGTCGTGGCCATGACGAACTACCGCGCCTTCCACGACGCGGGCTGA
- a CDS encoding DUF4235 domain-containing protein, which yields MGPMAWKLLGTGAAVLAGSVANKVVSRCWKVVSGKDAPNDPLNTDDVSWREALLFAAITGFAVEAARVAAQRKASQYYEKSSGHRPAALVGKR from the coding sequence ATGGGTCCGATGGCGTGGAAGCTGCTCGGCACGGGGGCCGCGGTGCTCGCGGGCTCGGTGGCGAACAAGGTGGTCAGCCGGTGCTGGAAGGTCGTGTCCGGCAAGGATGCGCCCAACGACCCGCTGAACACCGATGACGTGTCGTGGAGGGAGGCGCTGCTCTTCGCCGCCATCACCGGCTTCGCCGTGGAGGCGGCCCGGGTCGCCGCGCAGCGCAAGGCCTCGCAGTACTACGAGAAGTCGTCCGGCCACCGCCCCGCCGCGCTCGTCGGGAAGCGCTGA
- a CDS encoding ECF transporter S component — protein MSITDSTSDSADSTTAGESTNSHLAPTIRATGALRRWRTIDLLTCAFLGVAFGVAYWAWSLAYQGPSTALATVFPPLQGITGAPWLMAGVVGGLVVRRPGAALFCELIAAVVEALVGSQWGISAVYSGLLQGAGAELAFLLLGYASFGIRAAVLAGALSAPFEAVYEWYAYWTDWGLGYKVAYLVILTASGAVVAGGLGWLLTRGLARAGALNAFPVGQEQREAGAV, from the coding sequence ATGAGCATCACCGACAGCACCAGCGACAGCGCCGACAGCACCACCGCCGGCGAGAGCACCAACAGCCACCTGGCCCCCACCATCCGCGCGACCGGCGCCCTGAGGCGATGGCGCACCATCGACCTGCTGACCTGCGCCTTCCTCGGCGTCGCGTTCGGCGTGGCCTACTGGGCGTGGTCCCTCGCCTACCAGGGGCCGTCCACGGCCCTGGCCACTGTCTTCCCGCCGCTGCAGGGCATCACGGGCGCCCCGTGGCTGATGGCGGGGGTGGTCGGTGGGCTCGTCGTCCGTCGCCCCGGCGCCGCCCTCTTCTGCGAGCTCATCGCCGCCGTCGTCGAGGCCCTCGTCGGCAGCCAGTGGGGCATCTCCGCGGTCTACTCCGGCCTGCTCCAGGGCGCCGGCGCCGAGCTGGCGTTCCTGCTCCTCGGCTACGCCTCGTTCGGGATCCGCGCGGCAGTGCTGGCCGGGGCCCTCTCGGCCCCGTTCGAGGCGGTCTACGAGTGGTATGCCTACTGGACCGACTGGGGCCTGGGCTACAAGGTCGCCTACCTGGTGATCCTGACCGCATCGGGCGCCGTCGTCGCCGGCGGGCTGGGCTGGCTCCTGACCCGCGGGCTCGCGAGGGCCGGCGCACTCAACGCCTTCCCCGTGGGGCAGGAGCAGCGCGAGGCCGGGGCGGTCTGA
- a CDS encoding ATP-binding cassette domain-containing protein — translation MSALAGAPVTVDHLTWRPYGRRSPVLDDVDLRIGAGERVLLVGPSGSGKSTLLRALGGLLLTADAGELTGAVSVDGRDPQSVAGLVGLVLQDPGSGVVATSVGRDVAFGLENLGLPREAMADPVRRALREVHLDVPVDASPSSLSGGEQQRLALAGALALGPRVLLLDEPLAMLDAETAATVRSVVSEVVAARGLTLVVVEHRLGPWLPHVDRLVVLGEGGRPVADGAPYDVLARQGDELTAAGVWVPGRPEPEPVGLEISWGAAVVASGAPVATAVGVTVRHRSRSLSTQTRETVAVRDASLTVPAGRVSALVGPSGAGKSSLLAAVGGLLEPAAGTVSWAAEIATAGTAPHRLAPHDLARRVAWVPQRAASTLVARTVDEEVLTTARAVGIDERIARARADVLLERLGLSHLRGADPRQLSGGEQRRLALAAAAVHQPTLLLADEPTVGQDRHTWAAVMGVVESLRAAGSGVLVTTHDAGVVARADAVHTLTPAARVPPPAPAAVPLVAQAGPLALLAAALLVLPLPALLRSWPQALVVVVAEIVLGAAVLVAPGPGARPRGRARSLLRRLVAPAIGALGVGWSTWLLAGHDVGVAAGAALRIVTLVLPSVLVLPYVDPDALGDHLAQRLRLPARPVVAASAALARFQSFGQLWAELALARRVRGVGGGRSLAARTRDVGATTFGLFVGVLGAAAVLALAMDARGFAGADRRTWAGAAPWRRADTLAVLLGLVPAVVAVVAGLVLP, via the coding sequence GTGTCGGCGCTCGCGGGCGCGCCGGTCACGGTCGACCACCTGACCTGGCGGCCCTACGGGCGACGCTCCCCGGTGCTCGACGACGTCGACCTGCGCATCGGGGCCGGCGAGCGCGTGCTGCTCGTCGGCCCCAGCGGCTCGGGAAAGTCGACGTTGCTGCGGGCCCTCGGCGGGCTGCTGCTGACCGCCGACGCGGGCGAGCTCACCGGCGCGGTCAGCGTGGACGGTCGCGACCCGCAGTCGGTCGCCGGGCTCGTCGGTCTCGTGCTGCAGGACCCCGGCTCGGGTGTGGTCGCCACGTCGGTCGGTCGGGACGTCGCGTTCGGTCTGGAGAATCTCGGGCTGCCCCGTGAGGCCATGGCCGACCCCGTCCGGCGGGCCCTGCGCGAGGTGCACCTCGACGTGCCCGTCGACGCGTCACCCTCGAGCCTCTCCGGAGGCGAGCAACAGCGACTCGCCCTCGCGGGCGCCCTGGCCCTCGGTCCACGGGTCCTGCTGCTCGACGAGCCGCTGGCGATGCTCGACGCCGAGACCGCCGCCACGGTGCGGTCGGTCGTCTCCGAGGTCGTAGCCGCGCGAGGTCTGACCCTCGTCGTGGTCGAGCACCGGCTCGGTCCGTGGCTGCCGCACGTCGACCGGCTCGTCGTGCTCGGTGAGGGGGGCCGGCCGGTGGCCGACGGCGCGCCGTACGACGTCCTGGCGAGGCAGGGGGACGAGCTCACCGCCGCCGGCGTCTGGGTGCCCGGACGGCCGGAGCCCGAGCCCGTGGGCCTTGAGATCAGCTGGGGCGCAGCGGTGGTCGCGTCGGGCGCGCCGGTCGCGACGGCCGTAGGCGTGACCGTGCGGCACCGGTCGCGGTCGCTCTCGACGCAGACCCGCGAGACCGTCGCCGTGCGCGACGCGTCGTTGACGGTCCCCGCAGGGCGGGTGAGTGCCCTCGTCGGGCCGAGCGGGGCGGGGAAGTCGTCCTTGCTGGCGGCCGTGGGCGGTCTGCTCGAGCCAGCGGCCGGCACGGTGTCCTGGGCGGCGGAGATCGCGACCGCGGGCACCGCGCCGCACCGACTGGCTCCGCACGACCTCGCCCGCCGCGTCGCCTGGGTGCCGCAACGCGCGGCCAGCACGCTCGTCGCGCGCACCGTCGACGAGGAGGTGCTCACGACCGCCCGCGCGGTCGGCATCGACGAGAGGATCGCGCGCGCGCGGGCCGACGTGCTCCTCGAGCGGCTCGGCCTGTCCCACCTGCGTGGCGCCGACCCCCGTCAGCTGTCCGGCGGCGAGCAGCGACGGCTGGCGCTGGCCGCCGCCGCGGTGCACCAGCCCACCCTCCTGCTCGCCGACGAGCCGACGGTCGGGCAGGACCGGCATACCTGGGCGGCCGTGATGGGTGTCGTCGAGTCGCTGCGAGCGGCCGGGTCGGGGGTGCTCGTGACCACCCACGACGCCGGCGTCGTCGCCCGCGCCGACGCCGTCCACACCCTCACCCCAGCAGCGCGTGTGCCGCCCCCGGCCCCGGCCGCGGTCCCACTCGTCGCACAGGCCGGGCCGCTCGCCCTCCTCGCGGCGGCCCTGCTCGTGCTGCCGCTGCCGGCGCTGCTGCGCTCGTGGCCGCAGGCACTCGTCGTCGTGGTGGCCGAGATCGTCCTGGGTGCAGCGGTGCTCGTGGCACCCGGGCCGGGAGCCCGGCCCCGCGGCCGGGCCAGGTCTCTGCTGCGTCGTCTCGTTGCCCCGGCGATCGGGGCACTGGGCGTGGGCTGGTCGACGTGGCTGCTCGCGGGTCACGACGTCGGCGTCGCCGCCGGTGCCGCCCTGCGGATCGTCACCCTCGTGCTGCCGTCGGTGCTCGTGCTGCCCTACGTCGACCCCGACGCGCTCGGTGACCACCTGGCCCAGCGGCTGCGGCTGCCGGCCCGCCCGGTGGTCGCCGCGTCAGCGGCCCTCGCGCGGTTTCAGTCCTTCGGCCAGCTGTGGGCCGAGCTCGCCCTGGCCCGCCGGGTCCGGGGGGTCGGTGGCGGCCGGTCGCTCGCGGCCCGCACGCGCGACGTGGGAGCCACCACGTTCGGGCTCTTCGTCGGCGTGCTCGGTGCGGCGGCGGTGCTCGCGCTGGCGATGGACGCGCGTGGGTTCGCGGGCGCCGACCGGCGCACCTGGGCCGGGGCCGCACCGTGGCGGCGGGCTGACACCCTCGCGGTGCTGCTCGGGCTGGTGCCGGCGGTGGTCGCCGTCGTCGCCGGGCTCGTCCTGCCCTGA
- a CDS encoding MarR family winged helix-turn-helix transcriptional regulator codes for MTNHQLVSPADTVGAELLSVVARLNRFATQQAGLGLPFAQVRLLALVDERGASRISELAAFDNCAQPTMTAQVQRLESAGLVARVTDPSDARAVLVSTTPAGRERLTAARDARAAAVAPYLATLDPDEHDVLAAAVPILRRLLADASTSSHTSSHTSKEQ; via the coding sequence ATGACCAACCACCAGCTGGTGAGCCCGGCCGACACCGTCGGTGCCGAGCTGCTCTCGGTCGTGGCCCGGCTCAACCGCTTCGCCACGCAGCAGGCCGGACTCGGCCTGCCCTTCGCCCAGGTGCGGCTGCTCGCCCTCGTCGACGAGCGGGGGGCCTCGCGGATCAGCGAGCTCGCCGCCTTCGACAACTGCGCCCAGCCGACCATGACCGCGCAGGTGCAGCGGCTCGAGAGCGCCGGGCTCGTCGCCCGCGTCACCGACCCGAGCGACGCCCGCGCGGTGCTCGTCTCCACCACACCCGCCGGGCGCGAACGGCTCACGGCGGCCCGGGATGCCCGGGCAGCCGCCGTGGCCCCCTACCTCGCCACCCTCGACCCCGACGAGCACGACGTGCTCGCGGCGGCCGTCCCCATCCTGCGCCGACTGCTCGCCGACGCATCCACCAGCAGCCACACCAGCAGCCACACCAGCAAGGAGCAGTGA
- a CDS encoding MFS transporter — protein MLRQPKAVWAVAFASVIAFMGIGLVDPILKPIADQLDASPSQVSLLFTSYMAVMGLAMLVTGVISSRIGAKKTLLIGLLIIIVGAGLAGSSSTVMEIVGWRALWGLGNALFVATALATIVTASRGSVAQAIILYEAALGIGIAVGPLVGGLLGGISWRGPFFGVSVLMVVAVVVTAFALPSTPPSAHKSSLADPFRALRHPGLLGVAITALLYNFGFFILLAYTPFPLDMNAHQIGLIFFGWGVCLAFTSVVVAPRLQRRFGTVPTLLVNLTLLSATLAVMAVGTDSKPVLVVSVIVAGLFLGINNTLVTETVMKAAPVERSVASAAYSFVRFSGGAVAPWLAGKLGEEVNVHVPFWVGAGGVLLAVVVLAATRPYLRHIDEPEPGETAVEEKRDEALALSVGDA, from the coding sequence ATGTTGCGCCAACCCAAGGCCGTCTGGGCCGTCGCGTTCGCGTCCGTCATCGCCTTCATGGGCATCGGGCTCGTCGACCCCATCCTCAAGCCGATCGCCGACCAGCTCGACGCGAGCCCGTCGCAGGTCTCGCTGCTCTTCACCAGCTACATGGCCGTGATGGGGCTGGCGATGCTCGTCACCGGCGTCATCTCCAGCCGCATCGGCGCCAAGAAGACGCTGCTGATCGGCCTGCTCATCATCATCGTCGGCGCCGGGCTCGCCGGCTCCTCGAGCACGGTCATGGAGATCGTCGGCTGGCGGGCCCTGTGGGGCCTCGGGAACGCGCTGTTCGTCGCGACCGCCCTGGCCACCATCGTCACCGCGTCGCGAGGCTCGGTCGCGCAGGCCATCATCCTGTATGAAGCCGCCCTCGGCATCGGCATCGCCGTCGGCCCCCTCGTCGGCGGCCTGCTCGGCGGGATCTCCTGGCGCGGGCCCTTCTTCGGTGTCTCGGTCCTCATGGTCGTCGCCGTCGTCGTCACCGCTTTCGCCCTGCCGTCCACGCCCCCATCAGCACACAAGAGCAGTCTGGCCGACCCCTTCCGCGCGCTGCGCCACCCGGGCCTGCTCGGCGTCGCGATCACCGCGCTGCTCTACAACTTCGGCTTCTTCATCCTTCTCGCCTACACGCCGTTCCCGCTCGACATGAATGCGCACCAGATCGGCCTGATCTTCTTCGGCTGGGGTGTGTGCCTCGCCTTCACCTCGGTCGTCGTCGCGCCGCGGCTGCAGCGCCGCTTCGGCACGGTGCCCACGTTGCTCGTCAACCTCACGCTGCTGTCGGCGACGCTCGCCGTGATGGCCGTCGGCACCGACAGCAAGCCGGTGCTGGTCGTCAGCGTGATCGTGGCTGGACTCTTCCTGGGAATCAACAACACCCTCGTCACCGAGACGGTCATGAAGGCTGCGCCGGTCGAGCGCAGCGTGGCGTCAGCGGCATACAGCTTCGTGCGCTTCAGCGGGGGCGCCGTCGCACCCTGGCTGGCCGGCAAGCTCGGCGAGGAGGTCAACGTGCACGTGCCGTTCTGGGTCGGTGCCGGCGGGGTGCTGCTCGCGGTCGTCGTGCTCGCCGCGACCCGCCCCTACCTGCGGCACATCGACGAGCCCGAGCCCGGCGAGACGGCGGTCGAGGAGAAGCGGGACGAGGCCCTGGCCCTCAGCGTCGGCGACGCCTGA